The stretch of DNA AAAACGTCGTATTGGGGCGCTTATTTCGATTGAACGGGAAACAGGAATGGGCGACTATATTGAGACAGGCATTCAGCTTGAATCAAAAATTTCATCTGAATTACTCATTAATATATTTATTCCCAATACACCTCTCCATGACGGGGCAGTGATTTTACAAAAAAATCATGTTGCAGCAGCTGCATGCTATCTTCCATTATCGGAAAGCCCATTTATTTCTAAAGAGCTTGGGACACGTCACCGGGCGGCATTAGGCATTAGTGAGGTGACAGATAGTATTACAGTTATTGTCTCAGAAGAAACAGGAAATATTTCCTTAACGAAAAATGGAGAGTTGCATCGTGATTTAAAATTGAATGCATTTAAAGAGATGCTTTCGAAAGAGTTAGTATCTCAAAACAAAGTGAAATCGACTTCTTCAGCTCGTTGGAATTGGAGGGCGAAGAGAAATGGATAAATTTGATAAGCTTGTAGAAACACGATGGTTTATGAAAATTGTTGCGTTAATTCTAGCATTACTGCTATTCGACTCTGTTTATAACCCTGACAAGGATGTTTCGAATATTAATGTTCCAAGCGATCAAGACTCGGTCGTTCTATCTGATATTCCGGTGAAAACCTATTATGATACAGATAATCTCGTTGTCACAGGTGTTCCAGAAACTGTAGACGTAACCTTAACGGGTCCAATAAACGTTCTTCAACAGGCGAAAGCACAAAAAAATTTCGAAGTATATGTTGATTTGTCGGATGCGGAAATAGGCACTGAAAGAGTTCCGATCAAGGTTCGAAATCTTTCTGATAAGCTGAAGGCAACAGTGGATCCTGCTAATGTGGACATAAATGTACAAGAAAAGGTAACAAAGGATTTCAAGGTGGATGTAGAATTTGATCAAGCGTTATTAGAGGATGGTTATATCTCTGAACCACCTGAAGCAGAGCCGAAGTATGTAACAATCACTGGTGGAAAAGATGTGATTGAAAGAATCAGCTATGTGAAAGCTGTTGTGAATGTAAAAAGGCCAATTAAAGAAACAGTTAGAAGAGAAGCCCAAATCCAAGTATTAGATCGAGACATGAATAAGCTTGATGTTATGTTGAATCATGATACGGTCGATGTGATTATCCCTGTCAAAAGCTTAAGCAAAACAGTACCGATAAGGATCATCGAAAAGGGAAGTCCACCAGAAGGCGTCACGATTAATAATATCTCACTTGATGTAAATGAGGTAAAAATTTTCGGAAGCCAAGAAGCTTTAGACCGGACGGAAAATGTTAGAGTGGAAGTGGATGTTAGCCAGATAAATGGAGATACAGAACTGACGGTGCCTGTTATCATCTCAGATGGAATCAATGAAGTGAATCCGAAAGTTGTGAAGGCAACAATTAGTACTAGTGTGAATCAATCAGATACGGGCCAAGATGAAGAGAAAGTTGAAAGCAAAACATTTTCAAATCTCCCTATTCATCTAACGGGCCTTTCCAATCAGTTTGAGGCATCCGTTCAATCACCTCCTAATGGTGTTAGTCTAACGGTTACAGGAAAAAGCGGGTTGATTGAGCAGCTAAAAGCAAGTGATTTCCAAGTTTTTCTTGATTTATCTAATTTAACTGAAGGCGACCATGATGTAAAAATTAAAGTAAATGGCCCAGAAGATGTGCAGTGGAAGCTGGCAACGGAAGTAGCAAAAGTATCAATTACACAAAAGGAAGTCTAATATATAGAACACAAAAGGATAAGGAGAGAATAATCAAATGGGAAAATATTTCGGTACCGATGGGGTGCGTGGAGTTGCTAATAGTGAGCTCACACCTGAATTAGCTTTTAAATTAGGCCGTTTTGGAGGATATGTTCTGACAAAGGATAAAAGTCGTCCAAAGGTGTTAATTGGGCGTGATACTCGTATTTCTGGTCATATGCTTGAAGGGGCACTCGTTTCAGGATTATTATCGATTGGTGCGGAGGTTATGCGTTTAGGCGTGATTTCAACACCAGGAGTTGCATTTTTAACAAAAGCCCTAGGAGCGGAAGCAGGTGTCATGATTTCAGCATCCCATAACCCTGTGGCAGACAATGGGATTAAATTTTTCGGTCCGGATGGATTTAAGCTTTCTGATGAGCAAGAGGCTGAGATTGAAAGTTTTATGGATTTAGAAGAAGATCAGCTTCCACGACCTGTTGGAGCAGAGATTGGACAAGTGAATGATTACTTCGAAGGCGGACAGAAATACCTTCAATTTTTGAAGCAAACCGTTGATGAGGATTTCTCTGGCATTCATATTGCATTAGATTGTGCGCACGGTGCCACTTCCTCTCTTGCTTCTCACTTGTTTGCTGATTTAGATGCAGATATATCCGTGATTGGAGCTTCTCCAAATGGATTAAATATTAATGATGGGGTAGGAAGTACTCATCCAGCGACACTTGCTGCCTTCCTAAAGGAAAAGGGAGCGGATGTTGGTTTATCCTTTGATGGGGATGGCGATCGCCTCATTGCGATTGATGAAAATGGAGAAATAGTCGATGGCGACCAAATTATGTATATTTGCGGAAAATACTTGAAGGAACAGGGCAGATTAAGACATAGTACCGTTGTTTCCACTGTGATGAGTAACCTTGGTTTTTATAAAGCATTGGAAGCAAATGAAATTCAAAGTATCCCAACTGCCGTCGGCGATCGTTATGTTGTAGAAGAGATGAAGAAGAATGGCTATAATCTTGGAGGAGAGCAATCAGGCCATATCATTTTCCTTGATTATATTACTACAGGTGATGGACTTCTTACTGGCCTTCAGCTCGTTAACATTATGAAAATGACCAAGAAGTCATTATCAGAGCTAGCGAAAGAGATGAAGAAATTCCCGCAAAAGCTCGTTAATATTCGTGTAACGGATAAACATCATGTAACAGATAATGAAAAAGTAAGTGCCGTCATTTCTGAAGTAGAGAAGGAAATGAATGGAAATGGACGAATTCTAGTTCGCCCTTCTGGAACGGAGCCGCTTGTTCGGGTTATGGCTGAAGCTCCAACTGAAGAGCTATGCAACTCCTATGTAGAAAGAATAGCAGCTGTCGTCGTAGAGGAAATGGGTTTAAAGGAAGAGTAAACAAGCTATGCATAAGGGAACGAAATGGTTCTCTTATGCATATTTTTATAGTAGGAATCATTTCCGCATTTCTTAGTTGACTTAAGAGTTTTGCTTGTTGTATGATATTAATGTTTTTCACCTCTTCATGTTGAAAGGAAAGGTGGGCAGAGGTTTAATCAAATATAAGCGCCAGGACTAATCCGCGGACGACAAATGGATTAGTTGACGAGGTGGGGGTTTATCGAAGTTTTCGGCGGATGCCTCCCGGTTTCAAGCAAACCGATATCTCATCTTTAAAACATTAGGGTAACCTAATGCACAAAGGGATGGGAATGCTAGTAGAGGAGCCGGATGCAAAGCATTCTGGTATTGAAAAACTAGAAAAATGAATTCATTACATTACAGAGATAAGGGGCAAGAATGTCCCTTTGGCTTCTTGCCCCTTCTATTTTAGGAGGAACAGAAGTATGTGTGGTATCGTAGGATATATTGGAAATAATGATTCGAAAGAAATTTTGCTAAAAGGCTTAGAAAAGCTTGAATATAGAGGGTATGATTCAGCAGGAATCGCTGTTTTGAATGAGAGTAAAGTCCAAGTTTTTAAAGAAAAAGGCCGCATTGCCGATTTACGCAATACTGTAGATTTTGATGTTCTTGCCCATGTAGGGATTGGTCATACTCGTTGGGCAACACACGGAGTGCCAAGCACGGTAAATGCTCACCCGCATCAAAGTACATCTGGCCGTTTTACCCTTGTTCATAATGGTGTCATCGAAAACTATGAAAGCTTAAAGCGTGAATACCTGCAAGGCGTTTCTTTTATTAGTGATACAGATACAGAGGTTATCGTTCAGCTGATTGGATTATTTGCTGGCGAGGGATTGGCAACTGATGAAGCGTTCCGTAAAACGCTGACACTATTAAAAGGCTCCTATGCACTTGCGCTTTTAGACGAGCAGGACAATGAAACGATTTACGTTGCAAAGAATAAAAGCCCGCTTCTTGTTGGCTTAGGTGAAACATTTAATGTTGTCGCATCAGACGCAATGGCTATGATTCAAGTAACAGATCAGTATGTTGAACTAATGGACAAGGAACTGGTCATCGTGAAAGAAGATAAGGTAGTCATCCAAAATTTAAATGGCGAGATCATTACTCGTGATCCATATACGGCGGAATTAGACGCAAGCGATATTGAAAAAGGCACATATCCTCACTATATGCTGAAGGAAATTGATGAGCAGCCTTTAGTGATGCGTAAGATCATTCAAAATTACCAAGATGATCAAGGGAACTTAACCATTGACCAAGAGATCATTGATGCAATGAATGATGCCGACCGTATTTATATTATTGCTGCGGGAACATCTTATCATGCTGGATTAGTTGGGAAACAGTTCATCGAAAAGATGGCTAAAATTCCAGTGGAAGTCCATATTTCCAGTGAGTTTGGCTATAATATGCCTTTACTTCCTGAGAAGCCGCTATTTATCTTTATTTCTCAGAGCGGAGAAACAGCTGACAGCCGTGCGGTTCTTGTGAAAGTGAAGGAAATGGGCTATAAAGCCATCACCATTACGAACGTACCAGGTTCTACATTATCACGTGAAGCGGATTACACGCTATTGCTTCATGCAGGCCCGGAAATTGCAGTTGCTTCTACAAAGGCTTATACAGCTCAGCTGGCCGTTTTAGTCATTTTGGCAGAGGTAACAGCAAAGCGCCGTGGAATGAAGCTAGGACTTGATCTAGTTCATGAGCTAGGAATCATCGCAAATGCTATGGAAGTGCTTTGCAATGAAAAAGAAGAATTTGAATCCATTGCCCGTGAATTTTTAACAGTTACCCGCAATGCATTCTTCATCGGCCGTGGATTAGACTTCTACGTTGGCCTTGAAGGTGCACTTAAACTGAAAGAAATCTCTTATATTCAAGCTGAAGGATTTGCTGGCGGCGAATTAAAGCACGGTACGATTGCTTTAATCGAAGAAGGCACTCCAGTAATCGCCTTAGCAACACAAGAAAGTGTTAATTTAGGTATCCGCGGCAACGTACAAGAAGTAGCTGCCCGTGGAGCATACGCGTGCATTATCTCCATGAAAGGACTGGAAGCGGAAGGAGATACCTTTGTGATTCCAGAAGTGCACGATCTATTAACACCTCTTATCTCTGTTATTCCATTACAACTCATTTCTTACTATGCTGCCTTACACCGTGATTGTGATGTTGACAAGCCAAGGAATTTGGCGAAGAGTGTTACGGTGGAGTAGGGTGTAGTGTGGGAAAGATTATTTTTGTGGATTTTAATATAAAATGTCACAAGTTTTAACTTAAAATGACACAAGATTTTAACATCGTGTGACATAATAAATAAATCCATCTATGTAATTTAGAATCGTGATAAGTGCCTTGGCACTTTATCACGATTCTTTTTTTGTTTAAAAAATCTAACTGAGGAAAGAAGCTACACAATAAATTCGATAAAAATAAAAAACTGGGCATTTGAATTAACTATTCTTCTCATTGCTCAGTTTTTTATTTCAGCAAAAGTACATCTATATAATTTTGCCTAGCCTAGTACCACCGCTATTGCAGTTAGGGCAATTAGTTGAAAAGAAACCAGAGTTTGCACATACATTACAATATGTTTTATTGCAATCATAACACTTGTATACCTCTACATCTTCTTCATTACAACCACAGTTCATACACATAGCAAAGGTTGATGCCATAGTAATCTCCTCCTTAAATGGTATTGGTTTTTATTTTCATTAAAATTATTTCCAATAAAAACGCTGAAATATCCCTTTTAGTAATTCATACACTTTTCCCTTCCATGCTTCAAATTTGTTGAATCCCTATTCAGTTTGGATAGGGATTTTTTTCTTGATTCTCAATTCTGAATTCATATTTCTGAATCTGTATTCACCTTCCACCGTGGATTATATTAATATCTATAAATGCTATGAAGTCGTTTAATGTGGATATTGTCGAACTGAATATGGATAATCACCTTTAAAAGATATAATCAACATTAAGCTATTAATACCTTTATTGCGGTGTAAAAAATGACAACAATAGCAATTTTGAGTTACTGTTTTTAATTTAGGTAAATTATTACCAAAAGCTGAATTTTACTGTACAATTATATTTATATTTGACACTGCAAGAGTAGGATTGACTAGGAGGATATACATATGGCAACAGCAAATATTGGTTTTGAAGAACAATTATGGAGTATGGCGGATAAATTACGTGGTTCAATGGATTCGGGTGAATATAAAAACGTTGTATTAGGATTATTATTTTTGAAATATGTATCAGATGCATTTGAAGAAAGACATGCGGAACTTGAGGCTGATGAATTTGCAGATGCAGAAGACCGAGATGAATATGTGATGGACAATATCTTCTGGGTTCCAAAAGAAGCACGCTGGTCATTCATTAAAGATAACGCAAAGAAGCCGGAGATTGGGCAGATTATTGATAAAGCTATGATTGCAATAGAGAAAGAGAATGCTTCTTTGCAAGGTGTTTTACCAAAAGATTACGCACGTCCAGCACTAGATAAAGTACGTCTTGGAGAAACAATTGACTTATTTTCTTTCAAAGTAGGGGATGAAGAAAGTCGTTCAAAAGATGTATTAGGACGAGTATATGAATATTTCTTGAGTAAGTTTGCGAGCGCTGAAGGGAAAAATGGCGGTGAGTTCTATACACCATCCTCAGTTGTTCGTCTGTTGGTTGAAATGCTAGAGCCATATAAGGGACGTATTTATGACCCTTGTTGTGGTTCAGGTGGGATGTTCGTGCAAAGTGAAAAATTCGTTGAAGAACATCAAGGTAAACTAGGGGATATTGCAGTTTATGGTCAAGAATCAAATCCTACAACGTGGAAGCTTTGTAAAATGAATTTAGCTATTCGTGGTATTGATGGAAACATTGGTACGCACAATGCTGATACTTTCCATAATGATTTACATAAGGGCTTAAAGGCAGATTATATTTTAGCCAATCCACCATTCAATATTAAAGATTGGGGTGGGGATAAATTACGTGAAGATGTTCGATGGCAATATGGTACACCGCCAACAAGCAACGCGAACTATGCATGGATTCAGCATATGGTTTCAAAGTTAGCACCAGCAGGAACAGCAGGTTTTGTGTTAGCAAATGGTTCGATGTCTTCTAATACTTCTGGTGAAGGCGAAATTCGAAAAAACTTAATTGAAGCTGATTTAGTGGAGTGTATTGTAACGTTACCAGGGCAATTGTTTTATTCCACACAAATTCCTGTTTGTATTTGGTTTGTATCGAAAAACAAATCAAAAACAGGCAGGCGTGCTCGTAACGGGGAGATTCTATTTATTGATGCGCGGAAACTTGGCTTCATGGCAGACCGCACCCATAAAGAATTTACTGGCGAGGACCTCAAGAAAGTTACTAATGCCTTCCATTCATGGCGTGGAACGGTGGATGAACAATATGAAGATGTTCAAGGTTTTTGCAAAGCAGCAACGCTTGAAGAAGTACGAAACAATGATTACATCTTAACGCCTGGTCGTTATGTAGGATTAGAAGAAGCAGGAGAAGATGGGGAACCATTTGAGGAAAAAATGGCTCGTTTAACAAATGAGTTATCAGAGCTATTTGTGAAATCAAAAGAGCTAGAAGACCAAATTCG from Cytobacillus dafuensis encodes:
- the cdaA gene encoding diadenylate cyclase CdaA: MSFSDFSIMKFLANTVDILLVWYVIYKLIMIVRGTKAVQLLKGIFVILLVKVISDKFHLQTLGWMMQQVLIWGFLAIAIIFQPELRRALEQLGRGRFFSRTSNQETDEQEKLIESVVKAVDYMAKRRIGALISIERETGMGDYIETGIQLESKISSELLINIFIPNTPLHDGAVILQKNHVAAAACYLPLSESPFISKELGTRHRAALGISEVTDSITVIVSEETGNISLTKNGELHRDLKLNAFKEMLSKELVSQNKVKSTSSARWNWRAKRNG
- a CDS encoding CdaR family protein — its product is MDKFDKLVETRWFMKIVALILALLLFDSVYNPDKDVSNINVPSDQDSVVLSDIPVKTYYDTDNLVVTGVPETVDVTLTGPINVLQQAKAQKNFEVYVDLSDAEIGTERVPIKVRNLSDKLKATVDPANVDINVQEKVTKDFKVDVEFDQALLEDGYISEPPEAEPKYVTITGGKDVIERISYVKAVVNVKRPIKETVRREAQIQVLDRDMNKLDVMLNHDTVDVIIPVKSLSKTVPIRIIEKGSPPEGVTINNISLDVNEVKIFGSQEALDRTENVRVEVDVSQINGDTELTVPVIISDGINEVNPKVVKATISTSVNQSDTGQDEEKVESKTFSNLPIHLTGLSNQFEASVQSPPNGVSLTVTGKSGLIEQLKASDFQVFLDLSNLTEGDHDVKIKVNGPEDVQWKLATEVAKVSITQKEV
- the glmM gene encoding phosphoglucosamine mutase, which translates into the protein MGKYFGTDGVRGVANSELTPELAFKLGRFGGYVLTKDKSRPKVLIGRDTRISGHMLEGALVSGLLSIGAEVMRLGVISTPGVAFLTKALGAEAGVMISASHNPVADNGIKFFGPDGFKLSDEQEAEIESFMDLEEDQLPRPVGAEIGQVNDYFEGGQKYLQFLKQTVDEDFSGIHIALDCAHGATSSLASHLFADLDADISVIGASPNGLNINDGVGSTHPATLAAFLKEKGADVGLSFDGDGDRLIAIDENGEIVDGDQIMYICGKYLKEQGRLRHSTVVSTVMSNLGFYKALEANEIQSIPTAVGDRYVVEEMKKNGYNLGGEQSGHIIFLDYITTGDGLLTGLQLVNIMKMTKKSLSELAKEMKKFPQKLVNIRVTDKHHVTDNEKVSAVISEVEKEMNGNGRILVRPSGTEPLVRVMAEAPTEELCNSYVERIAAVVVEEMGLKEE
- the glmS gene encoding glutamine--fructose-6-phosphate transaminase (isomerizing) — its product is MCGIVGYIGNNDSKEILLKGLEKLEYRGYDSAGIAVLNESKVQVFKEKGRIADLRNTVDFDVLAHVGIGHTRWATHGVPSTVNAHPHQSTSGRFTLVHNGVIENYESLKREYLQGVSFISDTDTEVIVQLIGLFAGEGLATDEAFRKTLTLLKGSYALALLDEQDNETIYVAKNKSPLLVGLGETFNVVASDAMAMIQVTDQYVELMDKELVIVKEDKVVIQNLNGEIITRDPYTAELDASDIEKGTYPHYMLKEIDEQPLVMRKIIQNYQDDQGNLTIDQEIIDAMNDADRIYIIAAGTSYHAGLVGKQFIEKMAKIPVEVHISSEFGYNMPLLPEKPLFIFISQSGETADSRAVLVKVKEMGYKAITITNVPGSTLSREADYTLLLHAGPEIAVASTKAYTAQLAVLVILAEVTAKRRGMKLGLDLVHELGIIANAMEVLCNEKEEFESIAREFLTVTRNAFFIGRGLDFYVGLEGALKLKEISYIQAEGFAGGELKHGTIALIEEGTPVIALATQESVNLGIRGNVQEVAARGAYACIISMKGLEAEGDTFVIPEVHDLLTPLISVIPLQLISYYAALHRDCDVDKPRNLAKSVTVE
- a CDS encoding class I SAM-dependent DNA methyltransferase, with the protein product MATANIGFEEQLWSMADKLRGSMDSGEYKNVVLGLLFLKYVSDAFEERHAELEADEFADAEDRDEYVMDNIFWVPKEARWSFIKDNAKKPEIGQIIDKAMIAIEKENASLQGVLPKDYARPALDKVRLGETIDLFSFKVGDEESRSKDVLGRVYEYFLSKFASAEGKNGGEFYTPSSVVRLLVEMLEPYKGRIYDPCCGSGGMFVQSEKFVEEHQGKLGDIAVYGQESNPTTWKLCKMNLAIRGIDGNIGTHNADTFHNDLHKGLKADYILANPPFNIKDWGGDKLREDVRWQYGTPPTSNANYAWIQHMVSKLAPAGTAGFVLANGSMSSNTSGEGEIRKNLIEADLVECIVTLPGQLFYSTQIPVCIWFVSKNKSKTGRRARNGEILFIDARKLGFMADRTHKEFTGEDLKKVTNAFHSWRGTVDEQYEDVQGFCKAATLEEVRNNDYILTPGRYVGLEEAGEDGEPFEEKMARLTNELSELFVKSKELEDQIRQALGGIGYVI